In Aurantimicrobium minutum, the following proteins share a genomic window:
- the rpmC gene encoding 50S ribosomal protein L29: MAVGSKELRPNELDTFDNERLVEELRKAKEELFNLRFQSATGQLESHGRLRAVKRDIARIYTVLRERELGIRATPAVAAAPAKAEKKTKAAKAETAEETE; this comes from the coding sequence ATGGCTGTCGGATCCAAGGAGCTTCGTCCCAACGAACTCGACACTTTTGACAACGAGCGCCTCGTAGAAGAGCTCCGTAAGGCAAAGGAAGAGCTGTTCAACCTGCGCTTCCAGTCTGCTACCGGTCAGCTCGAGAGCCACGGACGCCTCCGTGCTGTCAAGCGCGATATCGCACGCATCTACACGGTTCTCCGTGAGCGCGAGCTCGGTATTCGTGCAACGCCTGCTGTAGCTGCTGCTCCAGCTAAGGCTGAGAAGAAGACCAAGGCCGCTAAGGCCGAGACCGCGGAGGAGACCGAATAA
- a CDS encoding cytochrome b/b6 domain-containing protein, producing the protein MSVQRKQLVGYSAIALVVLAALILIAQWLRTLPEVERFITTYPGTTPLPENAPVGIPAWLAWQHFLNFFFLLFVIRTGWIIRSKKRPPAFWTPTKFRLNKNAPAQRIGLYHWFHIQMDFLWVLNGVIFIVLLFVTGQWMRIVPTSWDVFPNALSAGLQYASLDWPSDNAWVNYNSLQVLAYFLTVFIAAPIAIKTGLRLSPLWPKEGWMHRVFPEKLARSLHVIVLFYFFVFIVVHVTLVFTTGALRNLNIMFAGNDGTSWLGAGMFALSVVAMVIGWLLMRPSILKPIAAFSGKVQG; encoded by the coding sequence GTGAGTGTGCAACGCAAACAGCTAGTCGGCTACAGTGCCATTGCTCTGGTTGTACTTGCTGCCCTCATCTTGATCGCGCAGTGGCTGCGCACACTTCCTGAGGTGGAACGTTTTATCACCACCTATCCGGGAACGACACCACTTCCGGAGAATGCCCCGGTGGGGATTCCTGCCTGGTTGGCCTGGCAACACTTTCTGAATTTCTTTTTTCTCTTGTTTGTCATTCGCACGGGCTGGATTATTCGCTCCAAGAAACGCCCACCTGCGTTTTGGACCCCCACAAAATTTCGCCTGAATAAGAACGCACCAGCTCAGCGCATTGGGTTGTATCACTGGTTCCACATCCAGATGGATTTCTTGTGGGTCCTCAACGGTGTGATCTTCATCGTGTTGCTCTTTGTCACCGGGCAGTGGATGCGTATCGTTCCCACTTCGTGGGATGTCTTCCCAAACGCTCTCTCAGCAGGGCTGCAATATGCGTCTCTAGATTGGCCCAGCGATAACGCGTGGGTGAATTACAACAGCCTGCAAGTGTTGGCCTATTTCCTCACTGTCTTTATTGCCGCACCGATTGCAATTAAGACCGGCCTGCGGCTGTCGCCGCTGTGGCCGAAAGAGGGCTGGATGCACCGCGTGTTCCCTGAGAAGCTCGCTAGGTCTTTGCACGTGATCGTGTTGTTCTACTTCTTTGTCTTTATCGTCGTGCACGTCACCCTCGTCTTCACCACAGGTGCTTTGCGTAATCTCAACATCATGTTTGCCGGCAATGATGGAACTTCTTGGCTGGGCGCAGGTATGTTCGCGCTGTCGGTTGTGGCCATGGTCATTGGCTGGCTGCTGATGCGCCCCAGCATTCTCAAACCCATTGCCGCATTTTCTGGAAAAGTCCAAGGCTAG
- the rpsC gene encoding 30S ribosomal protein S3, with amino-acid sequence MGQKVNPYGFRLGITTDHVSRWFSDSTKKGQRYADFVTEDVKIRHMLSETLDRAGVARIEIERTRDRVRVDIHTARPGIVIGRRGAEAERIRADLEKLTGKQIQLNILEVKNPEAEAQLVAQGIAEQLAGRVAFRRAMRKGLQGAQRAGAKGIRIQVSGRLGGAEMSRSEFYREGRVPLHTLRANIDYGFYEAKTTFGRIGVKVWIYKGDITNKELAREQANQKSVRPERSDRPRRAPKAEAAAVPAGVEA; translated from the coding sequence ATGGGCCAAAAAGTAAACCCCTACGGCTTCCGTCTGGGAATCACCACTGACCACGTGTCACGTTGGTTCTCCGACAGCACGAAGAAGGGTCAGCGTTACGCCGACTTCGTGACTGAGGATGTCAAGATCCGTCACATGCTCAGCGAGACCCTCGACCGTGCAGGTGTTGCACGTATCGAGATCGAGCGCACCCGTGACCGCGTACGCGTCGACATTCACACTGCCCGTCCCGGCATTGTGATCGGTCGCCGTGGCGCCGAGGCAGAGCGCATTCGCGCTGACCTCGAAAAGCTCACTGGTAAGCAGATCCAGCTCAACATTCTCGAGGTGAAGAACCCTGAGGCTGAAGCTCAGCTGGTAGCTCAGGGTATTGCTGAGCAGCTTGCAGGTCGTGTGGCTTTCCGTCGCGCAATGCGTAAGGGCCTTCAGGGCGCTCAGCGCGCTGGCGCCAAGGGTATTCGTATCCAGGTGTCCGGTCGTCTGGGTGGCGCTGAAATGAGCCGCTCCGAGTTCTACCGTGAAGGCCGTGTGCCACTGCACACCCTCCGCGCGAACATCGACTACGGCTTCTACGAGGCCAAGACCACCTTCGGCCGCATTGGTGTGAAGGTATGGATTTACAAGGGCGACATCACCAACAAGGAGCTTGCTCGCGAGCAGGCAAACCAGAAGAGTGTCCGTCCCGAGCGTAGCGACCGTCCACGCCGTGCCCCTAAGGCAGAGGCTGCAGCGGTTCCAGCAGGAGTTGAGGCATAA
- the rplV gene encoding 50S ribosomal protein L22 has translation MVESVARVRHIRVTPMKARRVVNLIRGKQAHEALAILRFAPQTASEPVYKLVASAIANARVKADASNAFLDEQDLFVSAAFVDEGATLKRFRPRAQGRAFKILKRTSHITVVLATPDELEVAGKAAKKEAK, from the coding sequence ATGGTGGAGTCAGTCGCACGCGTGCGTCACATCCGCGTTACCCCGATGAAGGCCCGACGCGTTGTTAACCTCATCCGTGGAAAGCAGGCTCACGAAGCTCTCGCGATTCTGAGGTTCGCACCTCAGACCGCTTCCGAGCCCGTATACAAGCTTGTTGCTTCGGCAATCGCTAACGCTCGCGTCAAGGCAGATGCGTCTAACGCATTCCTCGACGAGCAGGACCTCTTCGTTTCAGCAGCTTTTGTTGACGAGGGTGCAACCCTGAAGCGTTTCCGTCCCCGTGCACAGGGTCGCGCATTCAAGATCTTGAAGCGCACCAGCCACATCACTGTCGTACTTGCTACCCCCGACGAGCTCGAGGTTGCTGGCAAGGCTGCGAAGAAGGAGGCCAAGTAA
- the rplC gene encoding 50S ribosomal protein L3, translated as MANATKTVKGLLGKKLGMTQVWDENNKLVPVTVIEITPNVVTQLRTTEKDGYEAVQIAGGAIDPRKVNKPATGHFEKAGVTPRRHVTEVRTPDASSYSVGQELTVDSTFEAGQKVDVVGTSKGKGFAGVMKRHNFKGVSASHGAHRNHRKPGSIGASSTPSRVFKGMRMAGRMGGERVTVLNLKVHAVDAEKGLLLVKGAVPGARGRLVFVRNAVKGA; from the coding sequence ATGGCAAACGCAACTAAGACTGTTAAAGGTCTGCTGGGCAAGAAGCTTGGCATGACCCAGGTATGGGACGAGAACAACAAGCTTGTTCCTGTCACCGTTATCGAAATCACCCCTAACGTGGTTACTCAGCTGCGCACCACTGAGAAGGACGGCTACGAAGCTGTTCAGATCGCCGGTGGCGCTATTGACCCACGCAAGGTTAACAAGCCTGCAACCGGTCACTTTGAGAAGGCTGGAGTTACTCCTCGCCGTCACGTGACTGAAGTTCGCACCCCCGACGCATCCTCCTACTCCGTAGGTCAGGAACTCACCGTTGACTCCACCTTCGAAGCCGGCCAGAAGGTCGACGTCGTCGGAACCAGCAAGGGTAAGGGTTTCGCCGGTGTTATGAAGCGTCACAACTTCAAGGGTGTATCTGCATCTCACGGTGCACACCGTAACCACCGTAAGCCCGGTTCTATCGGTGCTTCTTCGACCCCCAGCCGTGTTTTCAAGGGCATGCGCATGGCCGGTCGTATGGGTGGAGAGCGCGTCACCGTGCTCAACCTCAAGGTTCACGCAGTAGACGCAGAGAAGGGTCTCTTGCTCGTCAAGGGAGCTGTTCCTGGTGCACGTGGCCGCCTCGTATTCGTTCGCAACGCAGTGAAGGGGGCGTAG
- the rplP gene encoding 50S ribosomal protein L16, whose translation MLIPRRVKHRKQHHPGRSGQATGGTKVSFGEFGIQALTPAYVTNRQIESARIAMTRHIKRGGKVWINIYPDRPLTKKPAETRMGSGKGSPEWWVANVKPGRVLFELSGVNETIAREAMTRAIHKLPLKARIIKREEGDA comes from the coding sequence ATGTTGATTCCACGTCGTGTAAAGCACCGTAAGCAGCACCACCCCGGCCGTTCCGGCCAGGCAACTGGTGGCACCAAGGTTTCCTTCGGTGAATTCGGTATCCAGGCACTGACCCCCGCGTATGTGACCAACCGTCAGATCGAGTCTGCTCGTATCGCGATGACCCGTCACATCAAGCGTGGTGGAAAGGTTTGGATCAACATCTACCCTGACCGTCCTCTGACCAAGAAGCCAGCTGAAACTCGTATGGGTTCCGGTAAGGGTTCACCAGAGTGGTGGGTGGCTAACGTCAAGCCAGGCCGCGTCCTCTTTGAGCTCAGCGGTGTGAACGAGACCATTGCTCGTGAAGCAATGACTCGTGCAATCCACAAGCTGCCCCTCAAGGCACGCATCATCAAGCGCGAGGAGGGAGACGCATAA
- the rpsS gene encoding 30S ribosomal protein S19 — translation MPRSLKKGPFVDEHLLRKVVRQNEANTKNVIKTWSRRSMIIPAMLGHTIAVHDGRKHIPVFVTETMVGHKLGEFAPTRTFRGHVKDDKKGRRR, via the coding sequence ATGCCACGCAGTCTTAAGAAGGGCCCCTTCGTTGACGAGCACCTGCTTCGCAAGGTTGTTCGCCAGAACGAGGCCAACACAAAGAACGTAATCAAGACCTGGTCGCGTCGATCGATGATCATCCCCGCGATGCTCGGTCACACGATTGCAGTTCACGACGGTCGCAAGCACATTCCTGTGTTCGTTACCGAAACCATGGTCGGCCACAAGCTTGGTGAATTTGCACCAACTCGTACCTTCCGTGGCCACGTGAAGGATGACAAGAAGGGCCGTCGCCGTTAA
- the tuf gene encoding elongation factor Tu, whose protein sequence is MAKAKFERNKPHVNIGTIGHVDHGKTTLTAAISKVLADTYPSATNVQRDFASIDSAPEERQRGITINISHVEYETPKRHYAHVDAPGHADYIKNMITGAAQMDGAILVVAATDGPMAQTREHVLLAKQVGVPYLLVALNKSDMVDDEEILELVELEVRELLSSQGFDGDNAPVVRVSGLKALEGDPKWTQSILDLMEAVDTSVPDPVRDKDKPFLMPVEDVFTITGRGTVVTGRAERGTLQINSEVEIVGIRPTQKTTVTGIEMFHKQLDEAWAGENCGLLLRGTKREEVERGQVVVKPGSVTPHTNFEGTAYILSKDEGGRHNPFFGNYRPQFYFRTTDVTGVITLPAGKEMVMPGDTTDMTVELIQPIAMEEGLGFAIREGGRTVGAGTVTKIIK, encoded by the coding sequence GTGGCTAAGGCCAAATTCGAGCGCAACAAGCCTCACGTAAACATCGGAACCATTGGTCACGTTGACCACGGTAAGACCACTCTTACCGCAGCTATCTCCAAGGTTCTCGCTGACACCTACCCATCCGCAACCAACGTTCAGCGCGACTTCGCGTCGATCGACTCCGCTCCTGAAGAGCGTCAGCGCGGTATTACCATCAACATCTCGCACGTTGAGTACGAGACCCCAAAGCGTCACTACGCACACGTTGACGCTCCTGGTCACGCCGACTACATCAAGAACATGATCACCGGTGCTGCTCAGATGGATGGCGCAATCCTCGTTGTTGCTGCTACCGACGGTCCTATGGCTCAGACTCGCGAGCACGTTCTGCTCGCAAAGCAGGTTGGTGTTCCTTACCTCCTCGTAGCTCTGAACAAGTCCGACATGGTTGACGACGAAGAAATCCTGGAGCTCGTAGAGCTCGAGGTTCGTGAACTCCTCTCCAGCCAGGGCTTCGACGGCGACAACGCTCCTGTTGTTCGCGTATCTGGTCTTAAGGCTCTCGAGGGTGACCCCAAGTGGACTCAGTCCATCCTGGACCTCATGGAAGCAGTAGACACCTCTGTTCCAGACCCAGTACGTGACAAGGACAAGCCATTCCTCATGCCTGTTGAGGACGTCTTCACAATCACCGGTCGTGGAACCGTTGTAACCGGTCGCGCCGAGCGCGGTACCCTCCAGATCAACTCTGAAGTTGAAATCGTTGGTATCCGCCCAACTCAGAAGACCACTGTTACTGGTATCGAAATGTTCCACAAGCAGCTCGACGAAGCATGGGCTGGCGAGAACTGTGGTCTTCTTCTTCGCGGTACCAAGCGCGAAGAGGTTGAGCGTGGCCAGGTTGTTGTAAAGCCTGGTTCGGTTACTCCTCACACCAACTTCGAAGGAACTGCTTACATCCTTTCCAAGGATGAGGGTGGGCGTCACAACCCATTCTTCGGTAACTACCGTCCACAGTTCTACTTCCGTACCACCGACGTAACCGGTGTAATCACCCTGCCAGCTGGCAAGGAAATGGTTATGCCTGGTGACACCACTGACATGACCGTTGAGCTGATTCAGCCCATCGCTATGGAAGAGGGCCTCGGCTTCGCTATCCGTGAGGGTGGTCGTACCGTAGGTGCTGGTACCGTAACCAAGATCATCAAGTAA
- the rplB gene encoding 50S ribosomal protein L2, protein MAIRKYKPTTPGRRGSSVADFAEITRSTPEKSLLRPLSKTGGRNNQGRITTRHIGGGHKRQYRVIDFRRNDKDGVLAKVAHIEYDPNRTARIALLHFVDGTKRYILAPNKLSQGDFVESGPSADIKPGNNLPLKNIPTGTVIHAIELKPGGGAKMARSAGASVRLVAKDGPYAQLRLPSGEIRNVDARCRATIGEVGNAEQSNINWGKAGRMRWKGVRPTVRGVAMNPVDHPHGGGEGKTSGGRHPVSPWGQKEGRTRRPNQESDKLIVRRRTVGKKR, encoded by the coding sequence ATGGCTATTCGTAAGTACAAGCCCACAACCCCGGGCCGTCGTGGCTCGAGCGTTGCGGACTTCGCTGAAATTACCCGTTCGACTCCTGAAAAGTCGTTGCTTCGCCCCCTGTCCAAGACCGGTGGCCGTAACAACCAGGGTCGCATCACTACCCGTCACATCGGTGGTGGCCACAAGCGCCAGTACCGCGTTATCGACTTCCGTCGTAACGACAAGGACGGCGTATTGGCCAAGGTCGCTCACATTGAGTACGACCCCAACCGCACCGCACGTATTGCACTGCTCCACTTCGTTGACGGCACCAAGCGCTACATCTTGGCTCCCAACAAGCTGAGCCAGGGTGACTTCGTTGAGTCCGGCCCCAGCGCCGACATCAAGCCAGGTAACAACCTGCCTTTGAAGAACATCCCTACCGGTACCGTTATCCACGCGATCGAGCTCAAGCCCGGTGGCGGCGCAAAGATGGCGCGTTCGGCTGGTGCATCTGTTCGTCTCGTTGCTAAGGATGGCCCCTACGCGCAGCTTCGTCTGCCTTCGGGAGAAATCCGCAACGTTGATGCTCGTTGCCGCGCCACCATTGGTGAAGTTGGTAACGCAGAGCAGTCCAACATCAACTGGGGTAAAGCAGGACGTATGCGTTGGAAGGGCGTTCGCCCAACCGTTCGTGGTGTTGCTATGAACCCAGTCGACCACCCACACGGTGGTGGTGAGGGTAAGACCTCCGGTGGTCGTCACCCTGTCAGCCCCTGGGGTCAGAAGGAAGGCCGCACACGCCGTCCTAACCAGGAAAGCGACAAGCTCATCGTCCGTCGTCGTACCGTCGGCAAGAAGCGCTAG
- the rplW gene encoding 50S ribosomal protein L23, producing MTNAAWNKDPRDVVIAPVVSEKSYGLIDEGKYTFLVDPRSNKTEIKLAIEKIFSVEVASINTLNRQGKTRRTKFGMGKRKDTKRAIVTLKSGSIDIFTAVG from the coding sequence ATGACTAACGCAGCTTGGAACAAAGACCCACGCGATGTTGTCATCGCTCCGGTTGTCTCCGAAAAGAGCTACGGTCTGATCGACGAAGGTAAGTACACCTTCCTGGTTGACCCTCGCTCCAACAAGACCGAGATCAAGCTCGCTATCGAGAAGATCTTCTCGGTTGAGGTTGCTTCGATCAACACCCTGAACCGTCAGGGTAAGACCCGCCGTACCAAGTTTGGAATGGGTAAGCGCAAGGACACCAAGCGCGCCATTGTCACTCTGAAGTCCGGTTCCATCGACATCTTTACGGCCGTTGGCTAA
- a CDS encoding SulP family inorganic anion transporter → MWATLMSLLPNRADYAALPRTWKSDLLAGLTVGIVALPLALAFGVSSGVGAEAGLITAVVAGFIAAVFGGSNVQVSGPTGAMVVVLAPIVANHGVASVVIVGLLAGVFVLVMGIFRLGRAISFIPWPVIEGFTLGIAVIIFLQQIPAAVGSPEFAESPSALISAWNAIAATNLNLALWSLGVVLLVALMMVAIPQVLPLVPGSIVAIVVVTLLAELTGSPLQRIGELPSSLPLPALPDFAGISVGELIVPALAVAALAAIESLLSARVAASMANTGLFNPNRELIGQGLASVGSALFGGMPATGAIARTAVNVRSGAQTRMAAIVHSVVLLAVVYIATGPVSRIPLAALAGVLMVTAVRMVPSRAAWRILRSTKHDALIFVITAVITVTLDLVEAVVVGILVTVLFSVRALFMRGKVHRVALPGSAQPSDERIALFRIEGALFFGVAEKIHEEVTSLPDVTVVIIQLSGVQFLDATGAQILAEIVTQLERDGKTAIIKGIPQQHRELITRVGVLGELRHPNHLFDNLELAIAHARSHITREDAAAAEGRPRPFFS, encoded by the coding sequence ATGTGGGCGACATTGATGTCTCTACTGCCGAACCGCGCAGACTATGCCGCCTTGCCTCGTACCTGGAAATCAGATCTGCTTGCCGGACTCACCGTCGGTATCGTCGCCCTGCCGTTAGCTCTCGCTTTCGGAGTGAGCTCAGGTGTGGGGGCCGAAGCTGGTCTCATTACGGCAGTTGTCGCAGGGTTTATTGCCGCCGTCTTTGGCGGCTCCAATGTTCAAGTCTCGGGTCCTACCGGAGCCATGGTGGTGGTGCTGGCTCCCATTGTGGCCAATCACGGGGTTGCCTCGGTCGTTATTGTCGGCTTGCTGGCTGGGGTGTTTGTTCTTGTGATGGGAATCTTCCGGCTCGGCCGGGCCATCAGTTTTATTCCATGGCCGGTCATTGAAGGCTTCACCCTGGGAATTGCGGTCATTATTTTCTTGCAGCAAATTCCTGCAGCGGTGGGCTCTCCTGAATTCGCGGAATCACCAAGTGCACTGATTTCTGCGTGGAATGCCATCGCGGCTACTAACCTCAATCTCGCGCTGTGGTCGTTAGGTGTGGTCTTGTTGGTTGCCCTCATGATGGTTGCGATTCCCCAAGTGCTGCCTCTAGTTCCCGGTTCCATCGTGGCGATAGTGGTGGTCACCCTCCTGGCCGAACTCACCGGCTCACCGCTGCAACGCATTGGTGAACTCCCCAGTTCCCTGCCGCTTCCGGCCCTGCCGGACTTCGCAGGCATCTCGGTGGGGGAGTTGATTGTTCCTGCGCTCGCCGTGGCAGCTCTAGCGGCAATAGAGTCTTTGCTCTCTGCACGCGTAGCTGCCTCGATGGCGAATACCGGACTCTTTAATCCCAACCGGGAACTCATCGGTCAAGGCTTAGCCTCGGTCGGGTCAGCGCTCTTTGGTGGCATGCCTGCCACCGGAGCGATTGCTCGCACCGCCGTGAATGTTCGTTCAGGTGCGCAGACACGCATGGCAGCCATCGTGCACTCGGTGGTGTTGTTAGCCGTGGTCTACATCGCGACCGGTCCCGTTTCCAGGATTCCGCTTGCGGCGCTTGCCGGGGTGCTCATGGTCACCGCGGTGCGGATGGTTCCCAGCCGTGCCGCGTGGAGGATTCTGCGCAGCACCAAACATGATGCGCTCATTTTTGTCATCACCGCGGTGATCACCGTCACCCTAGATCTGGTGGAAGCAGTGGTGGTGGGCATCCTGGTGACGGTGCTGTTTTCAGTTCGCGCTCTGTTCATGCGCGGAAAAGTGCACCGCGTGGCTTTGCCGGGATCGGCACAGCCCTCAGATGAGCGCATCGCTTTGTTTCGGATTGAGGGAGCCCTCTTCTTTGGGGTTGCCGAGAAGATTCATGAGGAAGTCACTTCTCTTCCTGACGTGACCGTGGTGATTATTCAGCTCTCGGGCGTGCAGTTCCTTGATGCCACCGGTGCACAGATATTGGCAGAGATCGTTACTCAACTCGAACGTGACGGTAAAACAGCGATTATCAAGGGAATTCCACAGCAACACCGTGAGCTGATTACTCGCGTGGGTGTGCTGGGAGAGCTGCGCCACCCCAACCATCTCTTTGATAATTTAGAGCTTGCTATCGCCCACGCTCGTTCGCATATAACACGCGAAGATGCTGCTGCGGCGGAAGGTCGTCCACGGCCCTTCTTTAGTTGA
- the rpsJ gene encoding 30S ribosomal protein S10: protein MAGQKIRIRLKSYDHEVIDSSARKIVDTVTRAGATVVGPVPLPTEKNVVCVIRSPHKYKDSREHFEMRTHKRLIDIVDPTPKAVDSLMRLDLPADVNIEIKL from the coding sequence ATGGCGGGACAAAAGATCCGCATTCGACTTAAGTCATATGACCACGAGGTCATTGACTCCTCGGCGCGCAAGATTGTTGACACAGTAACCCGTGCGGGTGCAACTGTTGTCGGCCCTGTGCCCCTTCCTACCGAGAAGAACGTAGTTTGTGTAATCCGTTCTCCTCACAAGTACAAGGACAGCCGCGAGCACTTTGAGATGCGCACCCACAAGCGTTTGATCGACATCGTCGACCCCACGCCCAAGGCTGTTGACTCGCTCATGCGCCTTGACCTTCCTGCTGACGTCAACATTGAGATCAAGCTCTAG
- the rplD gene encoding 50S ribosomal protein L4 — translation MATVTTLDVVDLKGKKAGSVELPAELFDVTVNVPLIHQVVVAQLAAARQGTHKVKGRGEVSGAGRKPFKQKGTGRARQGSIRAPHMTGGGIVHGPVPRSYAQRTPKKMIAAALLGALSDRARGGRIHAVTAFGEKAPSTKVAAEFLNTIASSKNVLIVLDRNDDLSLKSVRNLPNVHVLNSDQLNAYDVLVSDDIVFTQEAITSFVNSKKKEEAK, via the coding sequence ATGGCTACCGTTACCACTCTCGACGTCGTTGACCTCAAGGGCAAGAAGGCAGGCTCTGTTGAGCTTCCTGCCGAGCTGTTCGATGTCACTGTCAACGTCCCACTGATCCACCAGGTTGTCGTCGCTCAGCTTGCTGCCGCCCGTCAGGGTACGCACAAGGTCAAGGGCCGTGGCGAAGTTTCTGGTGCAGGTCGCAAGCCTTTCAAGCAGAAGGGAACCGGTCGCGCTCGTCAGGGTTCAATCCGTGCTCCTCACATGACCGGTGGTGGCATCGTGCACGGACCCGTGCCACGTAGCTACGCACAGCGCACCCCCAAGAAGATGATCGCTGCAGCTCTGCTCGGTGCTCTCTCTGACCGCGCTCGCGGTGGACGTATTCACGCTGTGACCGCATTCGGTGAGAAGGCTCCTTCCACCAAGGTCGCTGCTGAGTTCTTGAACACCATCGCTTCGAGCAAGAACGTACTCATCGTTCTTGACCGCAACGATGACCTGTCGCTCAAGAGCGTTCGCAACCTGCCTAACGTTCACGTTCTGAACTCAGACCAGCTGAACGCTTACGACGTGCTCGTCTCTGACGACATCGTGTTCACTCAGGAAGCAATTACTTCCTTCGTGAACAGCAAGAAGAAGGAAGAGGCCAAGTAA